In Passer domesticus isolate bPasDom1 chromosome 9, bPasDom1.hap1, whole genome shotgun sequence, a genomic segment contains:
- the PRKCD gene encoding protein kinase C delta type isoform X3, with protein MPLEVPEDCRQSMREEEGTVTINRRGAIKQAKIHYIKSHEFIATFFGQPTFCSVCRDFVWGLNKQGYKCRQCNAAIHKKCIDKIIGRCTGTAANSRDTMFQKERFNIDMPHRFRVYNYMSPTFCDHCGSLLWGLVKQGLKCEECGMNVHHKCQKKVANLCGINQKLLAEALNQVSQKSTRRSDSGSVESVGIYQDFDKKHKAPGGDTTADNSEYDKLWEVNTTKPVPRTVRRKFNIDSFVFHKVLGKGSFGKVLLAELKGKNEFFAIKALKKDVVLIDDDVECTMVEKRVLALAWENPFLTHLYCTFQTKDHLFFVMEFLNGGDLMFHIQDKGRFDLYRATFYGAEILCGLQFLHSKGIIYRDLKLDNVMVDKEGHIKIADFGMCKENVVGDNKASTFCGTPDYIAPEILQGLRYTFSVDWWSFGVLLYEMLIGQSPFHGDDEDELFESIRVDTPHYPRWITKESKDILEKLFERDPAKRLGVTGNIRDHPFFKTINWTALEKREVDPPFRPKVKSASDYNNFDREFLSEKPKLSYSDKNLIESMDQSAFDGFSFINPKFEQILNK; from the exons ACTGCAGACAGTCAatgagggaagaggaggggacAGTAACCATCAACAGGAGAGGAGCTATCAAGCAAGCCAAAATCCACTACATCAAAAGTCATGAATTCATCGCCACCTTCTTTGGACAGCCTACATTTTGCTCTGTCTGCAGAGACTTTGTATg gggactCAACAAGCAGGGATACAAATGTAGAC AATGCAACGCTGCTATTCATAAGAAATGCATTGATAAAATCATTGGGAGGTGTACTGGTACTGCAGCCAACAGCAGGGACACAATG TTCCAGAAGGAGCGCTTCAACATCGACATGCCCCACCGCTTCCGAGTCTACAACTACATGAGCCCCACCTTCTGTGACCACTGcggcagcctgctctgggggctggTCAAGCAAGGGCTCAAGTGTgaag AATGTGGGATGAATGTGCATCATAAATGCCAGAAGAAGGTGGCAAACTTATGTGGAATAAACCAGAAGTTGCTAGCTGAAGCATTAAATCAAGTTAGCCAG AAATCTACACGAAGGTCTGATTCTGGATCTGTAGAAAGTGTTGGTATTTATCAAGATTTTGATAAGAAACATAAAGCTCCAGGAGGAGACACAACAG CAGATAACAGCGAGTACGACAAGCTCTGGGAGGTCAACACAACCAAGCCAGTGCCAAGAACTGTAAGGAGAAAATTCAACATAGACAGCTTTGTCTTCCACAAAGTGCTGGGGAAAGGAAGCTTTGGAAAG GTTCTGCTTGCAGAACTGAAAGGGAAGAATGAATTCTTTGCTATCAAAGCTCTGAAAAAGGACGTGGTGCTAATTGATGATGATGTGGAATGTACCATGGTGGAAAAGAGGGTCCTGGCTCTTGCCTGGGAAAATCCATTTCTCACACATCTTTACTGCACCTTTCAGACAAAG GATCACTTGTTCTTCGTGATGGAGTTCCTGAATGGGGGAGACCTGATGTTCCACATCCAAGACAAGGGGCGTTTCGACCTCTACAGAGCAAC GTTTTACGGAGCTGAAATTTTATGTGGGCTCCAGTTTCTTCACAGCAAAGGCATTATTTACAG AGACCTAAAACTGGACAATGTGATGGTTGATAAAGAAGGCCACATCAAAATAGCTGATTTTGGAATGTGCAAAGAAAACGTTGTTGGTGACAACAAGGCAAGCACTTTCTGTGGGACCCCCGACTACATCGCTCCCGAG ATCCTGCAGGGTTTGCGCTACACCTTCTCGGTGGACTGGTGGTCCTTTGGGGTGCTGCTCTATGAGATGCTGATTGGCCAGTCCCCTTTCCACGGGGATGATGAAGATGAGCTGTTTGAGTCAATCCGAGTGGACACCCCTCACTACCCCCGCTGGATCACCAAGGAATCAAAGGATATCCTGGAAAAG ctctttGAAAGGGATCCAGCAAAACGACTTGGGGTCACTGGGAATATCAGAGACCATCCTTTCTTCAAAACAATCAACTGGACAGCACTAGAGAAGAGGGAGGTGGACCCTCCCTTCAGGCCAAAAGTG AAATCAGCAAGTGACTACAACAACTTTGACAGAGAATTTCTGAGCGAGAAGCCAAAACTGTCTTACAGTGACAAAAACCTGATTGAGTCCATGGACCAGTCTGCATTTGatggattttcttttattaaccCGAAATTTGAACAGATCTTGAACAAGTAA